The following nucleotide sequence is from Brachyspira suanatina.
ATTATATTATTGACATATTTGAAATTTCTGAAAGAGAAGATAATTTTTTATATTGGCAAATAATTGTAAATTATATAGATTCTCAGGAAAAATATGATAAGTGCTCAAAAAAAGTAAAAAAATATAGAATTAGCCTAATATTTTCTATAAATGATCCAATTTATAATATAAAAGAAGATGATAAAGAAATTAATAATATTTTAAAAGCAAAACAAGAAGACATAGAAAAATCACAAAAGTTAAGGTATAAAATAGAAAAATATAAAGAAGATAAAGAAAATGAAAAAATAAATTGTATAAAAAAATTTTTTGATTTTGAAGCTATTAAAGAAGATATGGGTTTTATATTAAAAGAATTTGATAATAATATTATTATTAAAACAGATTTTTATAAATTAAATAGTAAATATGAATATTTATCATTTGATAATAAAAATAAGATTATAGACGATAGTTTCACTATACCTATTTTTAATCCATTCTGTATATTTTATATATATGAAAGTTTTGATTTTGATTTTCATTATAAAGAAGAAGTTGATCTTAATATTGTTTATAAACATTTGATAGATAATTGGAGTAATTTTTATATATTGCATTTATATAATTATTTAATAGCAATAAGCAAATATGATTATAATTTTTCTAATGAAGAAAAAGAAATAATAAGAAATTATTTTAAGAATATTAATATACAATTTCCTAAATATATACTTTTACATTTAGAAAAAGTATTTGGATTTAACATTGATTTAAAAAGATTTATTGATGATAAATCTATTATAGAATTATTAAGTTATCCTTATGATTTTTTAAAAGATTTTCCTAGTCAAATTTTTGTATCAGATCGTATTGCAATAAAATTGCCAGTTGGAAGACTTATTAATACAGATTTAGAATTTGAAACTTTGGATTTCAATCCAATAATAAAAAAACTAAATATAGATAAATATTATATATTAGATTTATTCATAAAACATATTGATATAGAAAATGCTATTAATTTTCCATCATATAAATATTATTTTCTTCTATCTACTGTTAATTTATATAATTCTATAGATAATAAAATTAAGTATACAGACAAAATAAAAGAAATAATTTTAGAATATTTTAAAGTTACATTAGAGAAAGCAAATAATAGTGTAACTCATATATCAACTTTATTAATAGATAGTGTTATAAAATTAGATTTAATGAAAGATTTATTAAAATTAATATTAAATTCTAATCTTATAGGATTAGTGCATTATAATATAGTTTCAAAATGGCAAGATGATATTATATTTAATGATTTATATAATAAAGAATTATTAGATTATATATATAAAATTAGAGAAAAGATAATAAAAAAAGAAATAAGATTAGTAAAATCTAGTATTAAAGAAAATGATAAATTAGCACAAGATTTTAGTAAATTAAAAGTAATGATTGATAATGCTATAAATATAGAAGATTTCGATCATAAATTAATGGAGTTGTCTAATATTACTAATGATATTAATAAAAAATTAGAAAAATATACATATAATAAAGAATTACTTTATTATATGTATGATAATATAGTATCATCATTATTCTTTATAGATATGAATAGTGATATTTTCAAATATTTTTGTGAATCAAAAATAAAAGATTATGATATGCAAAGAGAATCTATAAAAATTTTTGATTTTATATTCAATAATATAGAAAACTATAAAAATGCATTTATTGATATTACGAATATAATAAGACAAATATATGATAGGCTTGAAAATAAAATAAATTATCCAATTGAAACTGTATATACTCGTATATTTGAATTGAGATATGTTATTGAACATATAATAGATAAAATAATGAAAACTGACTATTATTTTGATGAAAAAGTATATGATAATTTATTAGAAATTACAAAATTGGAACCTAAAAAATCAGAAGAAAAAATATTTTTAAATAGTTTAGAAAAAAGATTAAAATATAAAAAGAAATTACAAGTCCAACCTATAAAAATATATAAAAATCAATCTCCATTAGAATATGTCATAGAGAATGAGCAAGGGGATAAAATATCATATGATAATTTAGAAAAACTTATTCAAGATTTAAATAATAGATTTAATAAAACGTCTAAAATATCAAGAATACTTGAATTTGAACATTTAGTAAAAGATATTGAAAATAGATGTATCACAATGTCGCATCCTTATTTGTTTGAAGATGAAAATGAAAATCAATATGATATAAATAATAAACTTTATATTTCTTGTTTTAGTTATAGTACAGGGGATTAAAATGCTTATGCATGGTGGAAGATTTATGGCAGTAAAACAAAATTTAGAATGACTATAGATATTAAAGATTTTATAAAAAGTATTATCTCTATATTATGTAATTATAGTGTAGAAATATATTTAGGTTCTTTACACTATATGGATGAAAAAAAATAAAAAGTAAAAATGAAAATGTGTGGGATTTTTTTGATAAAAGGAATGATTTTAAATTTGAAAATGAATTAAGATTAATGATAGAAATTAATAGCGAAATACAAAATACAGATTCTAAGTCAATAAAAATTGAGAATATAAAAGGGATTCCTATTTTATGTAGTTTTCCAATAAAAGAATTGGATATGTATAAAAATATGTTTACGGATGAAAAAGATATAATTTTTCACCCTTATGACAAAACTTTATTATATAAAGATAAAAAAGCTATGTTAAGTATATTAGAAGAATTAAAGAGTAAAATATAATTAAAAATTATATTTAATTACCCTAAAGCCACATCTAAAACCATCATTATAGCGAATCCGAATATAAAGCCGAATACACCAAAATGATTATGTTCTTCAGCAACAGCTTCAGGCACAAGTTCTTCTATAACAACATACATCATAGCACCGGCAGAAAAAGCCAAAGCTATTGGAAGTATGATTGTGAGCTTTGTGACAGCCAAAGCACCTATAACGGCAGCAATAGGCTCTACTATTCCTGATATTGCACCAAGTGAAAAAGATTTTAATTTTGACACTCCTGTTGTTTTAAGAGGAAGAGAAACCGCAGCACCTTCAGGGAAATTCTGCAAACCTATACCAAGTGCTAAAGCTAATGCAGCATTGAATGTTACTCCGCTGTCTCCAACAGAAAAAGCTCCGAATGTTACGCCTACTGCTAAACCTTCAGGTATATTATGTAAAGTTATAGCTAAAAATAATAGTATGCTTTTTGATAATTGAACTTTAGTACCTTCTGTTTCTTCATGACCATTTACTATATGCATATGAGGCATTACTTTATCCAATACCCATATAAAAAATGCCCCTAATAAAAATCCTGCTACTGGTATTAACCAATTAGGAAGATTAGTATTTTCTGATAATTCTATTGAAGGTGCAAGCAATGACCAGAAACTAGCTGCAGTCATAACTCCTGCTGCAAATCCGTACATAGTTGCTAGTAGTTTAGGTTTTATTTCTGACATAAAGAAAAATACAAGTGCTGAGCCTAATGCTGTAAATGCAAAAGTGATACCGCCTCCAAATAATGCCAACGATACAGGTGAATAATTTTCTATCATTTTTATACCTTTTGTTTTTATTTTTTATAGATTGATTATATATATTATGAAAATTAATTTCAATACTTATTGATAATAATTACTAATAATATTATTTATTTTTTTATTATAATGTAGATTAATTTTTCATTTTGATTTATTATATTTATATTGCAACAGTTTTTTAATTATAAAATTATATTTTAATTATTAGGAGAATTATTATGAGTAATTATAATGAAGATAAATATTTTGATAAAGATTGTATATTTTGTAAAATTATAAAAGGAGAAATTCCTTCACAGTTTATAAAAGAAAATGAATACTGTGTGGTATTTAAAGATTTAAATCCTAAAGCAAAAGTACATTTACTTGTTGTTCCAAAGCCTCATGTTAAAAATATATTGGAAACAGACGAGTTTATAATGAATAAGGTTCTTGAAACTATAAAAGAAGTTGCCAAAGAACAAGGTTTAGAATCTTTTAGAATAATGAATAATTGCGGCGCTGGAGCGGGTCAGACAGTATTCCATGTTCATTTCCATATACTTTCAGGCGATAATTTAGAAGAATAATAAAAATAGATTATAATTGGAGTTAACATAATGATAGACAGTCAT
It contains:
- a CDS encoding ZIP family metal transporter; its protein translation is MIENYSPVSLALFGGGITFAFTALGSALVFFFMSEIKPKLLATMYGFAAGVMTAASFWSLLAPSIELSENTNLPNWLIPVAGFLLGAFFIWVLDKVMPHMHIVNGHEETEGTKVQLSKSILLFLAITLHNIPEGLAVGVTFGAFSVGDSGVTFNAALALALGIGLQNFPEGAAVSLPLKTTGVSKLKSFSLGAISGIVEPIAAVIGALAVTKLTIILPIALAFSAGAMMYVVIEELVPEAVAEEHNHFGVFGFIFGFAIMMVLDVALG
- a CDS encoding histidine triad nucleotide-binding protein, with product MSNYNEDKYFDKDCIFCKIIKGEIPSQFIKENEYCVVFKDLNPKAKVHLLVVPKPHVKNILETDEFIMNKVLETIKEVAKEQGLESFRIMNNCGAGAGQTVFHVHFHILSGDNLEE